A window of Macrotis lagotis isolate mMagLag1 chromosome X, bilby.v1.9.chrom.fasta, whole genome shotgun sequence contains these coding sequences:
- the LOC141499989 gene encoding RNA-binding motif protein, X chromosome-like, whose product MPSGRLSLHSPQLDYNKIRMVEADRPGKLFVGGLNTETNEKALEAVFGKYGRIVEVLLMKDRETSKSRGFAFITFESPADAKDAARDMNGKLLDGKSIKVEQATKPIFESGGRRGPPRSRGPPRGLRGGGGGRRGSGGGSRGPPSRGGHLDDSGYSLNFNMGSSRGLLPVKRGPPPRSGGGPPPKRSVPSGPVRSSSGMGGRAPVSRGRDSYGGPPRRDPMPSRRDVYLSPRDDGYSAKDGYSSRDYASSRDNRDYAPPPRDYAYRDYGRSGSRDDYPSRGYSDRDGYGGRERDYSDHPSGGSYRDSYESYGNSRSAPPARGPPPSYGGSSRYDDYGRDGYGGSRESYSSSRSDIYSSGRGDRVGRQERGLPPSMDRGYPPPRDSYSSSSRGAPRGGHGGSRCDRGGGRSRY is encoded by the coding sequence ATGCCGAGCGGAAGGCTCTCGCTGCATTCTCCTCAGTTAGACTATAACAAAATCAGAATGGTCGAAGCCGACCGCCCAGGGAAGCTGTTCGTGGGCGGCCTCAACACGGAGACGAACGAGAAGGCGCTCGAGGCCGTGTTTGGGAAATATGGACGCATAGTGGAGGTCCTCCTGATGAAAGACCGAGAAACCAGCAAGTCCCGGGGATTCGCGTTCATCACCTTCGAAAGCCCCGCGGATGCAAAGGATGCCGCCAGGGACATGAACGGTAAGCTCCTGGACGGAAAATCAATCAAAGTCGAACAAGCCACCAAGCCCATCTTTGAAAGCGGCGGCCGGCGAGGGCCCCCTCGAAGTAGAGGCCCGCCCAGAGGCCtccgaggaggaggaggggggagaagaggaagcgGCGGGGGCAGCAGGGGGCCTCCCTCGCGCGGAGGGCACCTGGATGACAGCGGATACTCCCTGAACTTCAACATGGGCTCGTCCAGAGGGCTTCTTCCCGTGAAGCGAGGCCCGCCGCCGCGTAGCGGGGGCGGCCCGCCGCCCAAGAGGTCCGTCCCTTCGGGCCCAGTGCGCAGCAGTAGTGGCATGGGAGGCCGCGCTCCCGTGTCACGTGGGAGAGACAGCTATGGAGGCCCGCCGCGCCGGGACCCGATGCCGTCCCGCAGAGACGTGTACCTGTCCCCCCGCGATGACGGCTACAGCGCCAAGGACGGCTACTCCAGCAGGGATTATGCGAGTTCTCGTGACAACAGAGATTATGCTCCACCCCCGAGAGATTACGCCTACCGCGACTATGGTCGTTCGGGCTCCCGTGATGACTATCCGTCGAGGGGCTACAGCGACCGTGATGGCTATGGCGGTCGGGAGAGAGACTATTCGGACCACCCCAGCGGAGGCTCCTACAGAGATTCCTACGAGAGTTACGGGAACTCACGCAGTGCCCCGCCCGCCCGCGGGCCCCCGCCATCTTACGGGGGAAGCAGCCGCTATGATGATTACGGCCGGGACGGCTACGGCGGCAGCAGAGAGAGCTACTCAAGCAGCCGGAGCGATATCTACTCCAGCGGCCGAGGAGACCGCGTGGGCCGGCAGGAGAGAGGGCTCCCCCCGTCCATGGACAGGGGCTACCCTCCTCCGCGTGATTCCTACAGCAGCTCAAGCCGCGGAGCCCCAAGAGGAGGCCATGGAGGAAGTCGCTGTGATAGAGGAGGAGGCAGAAGcagatattaa